One Aegilops tauschii subsp. strangulata cultivar AL8/78 chromosome 2, Aet v6.0, whole genome shotgun sequence genomic window, CAGGAATTTAAATGGCTTATTCACACATCTAAGAGGAACAAATACTCTTCACTTGAGGCTTTTCGTTGATAATAGTCTAGCTTTTAGCCCTTGCTGTAGCCTCCTTCAGTCAACCTTAGCTGCCTCAGTCTATCTAGGCTTTTCTCTTTCTTTGTTTTAGTCTTTTGTACATATGTACTTTTGAAAATTATTAGTAAAAATACAATGACTATATAACGTGGCGCATCTGATCTGCAGTGAGGTGTCGCCTTCGCCGTCTCACTCCAAAGTCCACCAAGAATCCCCAATGTGGATTCGTAGTTCCGGATTTTCCTTCTGGCTTGCATCATCCTTGAAGGCTTGGAGCAACATTTGAGAAGGCCTTGTCAGCACTGATTTAGTCTAGGTCCTTGCTGTCCACACCGAAACATCAGTGTTGAACTGATGATAGCAGAGTTTAGCATTTTGATAAAAACAACATCAGTTTGACTGACGGCTCCCAACCATACACGTAGCTACTTCCTGTTATGGAGAACCGTGTGCCTCAGAGTCAGCTAATCAAATCATCCTTGTATATGTATGCTATTTTCTTCACCGGGGGCTGGCACACGAAGGAGGCGTAATGGATATGTCCTGCTTCCCCATTTTCATCCTCCTGTTCTTGTTTCCTTTCAGCAAATCTGATGATCAACTGACACAAGGGAAGCCACTCTCCCCCGGTGACATCCTCATCTCCAAGGACGGCGTCTTCGCTCTCGGCTTCTTCTCCCCCGCCAACTCCAACAAGAGCCTATATGTTGGAATTTGGTTCTACAACATCCCGGAGAGCAGCCGCGCCATCGTATGGGTCGCCAACCGCGACAACCCGGCCACCACCGCTTCACCCGCGGCACTCGCCATCAGCGTCAAGTCCGACCTCGTGCTGTCGGATTCCGGAGGCCACACACTTTGGATGACAAAGAACAACGTCACGGCGGATGAAGACGCGAGAGCCTCTGCGGTGCTGCTCGACACGGGGAACTTGGTCCTCCGGTCGCCGAACGGTACAGTCATATGGCAGAGCTTCGATCACCCGACCGACACCATCCTCCCGGGCATGAGGTTTCTGCTGAGCTACAAGGGTCGTGTGATGGGGCGCCTTGTCGCTTGGAAGGGCCCGGATGACCCATCCGTAGGAGACTTCTCGTTCGGTCTGGACCCAGACTTGGGCATGCAGATTGTCACTTGGCATGGTGCCAAGCTGTACTGCCGCATCAGTGTGTGGAACGGCGCATCGGTGTCCGGCGGCACATACCCAGGCAACAGCAGCTCCGTCGTGTACCAGACCATCGTCAACACAGGGGACAGGTTCTATCTAATGTACTCAATCTCCGACGATTCACCGTACGCACGCATCATGCTCGACTACACCGGCACCATGAGCCTCCTCACCTGGAACAGCTACTCCTCATCATGGATAGCCACATCCGAGCGCCCCTCCGGCGGTTATGGCGTCTATGGCTCTTGTGGCCCGTTTGGCTACTCTGACTTCACGGGGGCCACCCCCACATGCCAGTGCTTGGATGGGTTTGAGCCTGATCCAATGAATTCCTCGAGAGTGTGCCGGAGAGTGGAAGCACTGAAATGTGGCAGCAAAAATCATTTTCTGCGCTTGTCCGGAATGAAGGTGCCCGACAGGTTCTTGCACATCCGAAACAGAAGCTTTGACCAGTGTGCGGCGGAGTGCAGCCGCAACTGCTCATGCACAGCGTATGCTTACGCCAACCTCAGCAGTGCAGGCACTCTGGGGGATCAGACAAGGTGCTTGGTTTGGACAGGGGAGCTTGTCGACACGTGGAAGACCAACAACTATGGCGAGAACCTGTACATCCGCCTTGGGGACTCTCCTGCTGGTATGGACGACATTACTGTTTCGGACCAATAGCTTTTCTTTTGTTTACTTGGATGCACCACACCTTTTTTTCTGAATCATCCAGCAGAGATAAGTACAAAGACACAAGGGAGGTTGTGCTGGGAGACAGGTTTATGCTTTAGACTATTGTTGCGCCGTCTGGAGAAGAGATTTCAAACTGGGAAATTTTAGACATAGGACTGTAGGAGAACATACTACTCGTCCCTGGTGCCACTACATAATTAGCCAGTTCCCTTTGTGTGTGTAGATTCAGGAAATGACATTTATTCATGAAATGGCAAACAGCTTGCCTTTTCTATTTATCATAGAGCTCTGTTATACAGGGAAATTGCGAGTATTTCGTAGTACTGCACCCTCAGTTTTACCACATGCCTAGCAGTACCGCTCGAGGGGTTACTGAAATTGAGAATACCTAGGTACAGGGAAACTGCAAATATTTTGTACTACTGCACCCTCAGTCATGGTACTTCATGCAAGTAACTAAATCCATACTCTTGCAAGTAATACTTGATGCGGTAAATTCTGTTGGGATACATTTCAGCAGTTCACAAGAATAGCAATTTAGTGAAGATTCTGCCCCCGGTTGTAGCATGCCTGCTGCTACTCACGTGCATAGCCCTTGTCTGGAAATGTGAGTACAGAGATAGAATAATAATCACCTTCCTTTCCTTCATACCAAGCTGTTCTTCAAATTTTAATCAGTTAAGTGCCAATGCCGATCAGCAGGGGTACGGCGAAAGAAGGAAATTAAGAAGAAGCTGATGCTACGATACTTGAGTGCTTCTAGTGAGCTTGGAGGCAAAAATTCAGATTTTCCGTTTGTTAGTTTCGAAGATATTGTGGCCGCAACGGATAATTTCTCCGACTCCAATATGCTTGGAATGGGAGGTTTCGGCAAAGTTTACAAGGTAAAACTAAGCTTAATTAACATCGGCAAGTAGGGTACAATATGTCTGCCAGAATTGTGGTCTGACTTTGTAAATATGTCTTTTTTTAATTTCCTTCTAATTGACATTTGACACCATAATGGTCCTGTCAATCTATTCAAATTATCTTCAGTATAATATGTCAAAAAACACAGTAGTTTCAGTGGAGAAAGAAAGTTGTGGCTTTAATTGTTTCTCAGTTCAGAATGATGGAATTAAGCACCTCACAAAAATGTATACAATTATGTAGGGAATACTGGAAGATGACAAGGAAGTTGCTATCAAAAGGCTTGGCAGTGGTTCTGGGCAAGGTATAGAGGAATTCAGAAATGAAGTGACTCTAATTGCCAAATTGCAGCACAGAAACCTAGTTAGACTTCTTAGTTGCTGCATTCATGATGATGAGAAGTTATTGATCTATGAATACATGCCTAACAAAAGCCTGGATTCCTTCCTTTTTGGTATATTCCGACTTCTGATCTCATGTTGCACAAAATTCTCAATGTTGACCATAAAGTTTTTTTTTTCAGATTCTGAAAGAATATGCATGATGACTAACAATTTGTTTTATTGAACTGTTCATGCTGCAAGATAATACAAGAAAAGATGTCCTTGATTGGCTGACACGGTTCAAAATAATTAAAGGGGTGGCAAGAGGCCTTCTTTATCTCCACCAAGATTCAAGATTAACAATAATTCATAGAGATCTTAAAGCAAGCAACATTTTGTTGGACAATGAAATGAATCCTAAAATATCAGACTTTGGTATGGCAAGGATATTTGGTGGAAACCAGCAGCAAGGAAACACTATTAGAGTTGTTGGAACATAGTAAGTAATTCATGTGCTGAGCAGTGTCTAGGATATTGTTTCAATCTTAGGGACAGAATCAAGTTGGCAGGGATGAATACCTTTACTCCCATTGCCTGGTATATTTTTGGTTTGTTAAGTTCAACTTGTGTTCTCAATGCTAGTGAAATGCTTCGATGAGTTTAGCTGGGTACTATTTTTTTCTATATAATAATTCAAAAACTAAAGGCTGTTGTTAAAAAGTGAGGGCAGTTATGAGAAAATTTAAATAATTAACCAGATTTGTCGGATATCTTTGCTTCGCTGCCCTGTCGGATGAAAGTTATGAAATTAGAATCTTATGTTTGTTCGGTGATTCAGTAATTTAGGATGAGCTTAGTTAAGAGCACTTTCACTTTTGAATTTTAATCTCTATTATCTTTGCAATTGCCAATTCCGATTTAAATCCCCCAAAGCCACAGATCTTCACTCGTGTTTGATTAGGATGTTCCATGCAAGTCATGAAAGAGATATAGATGGTTTTGGATAAGTGTAAAACTAGACTATTTAATATTGTGACCAAACTGCTCCTTAGTAAGACCCACACTATTTTCTTTAAAAGGTGCACTGAGGCAAACTTAATGTTTAAACAGCGGTTACATGTCTCCAGAATATGTGATGGGTGGCGCCTTTTCTGTTAAGTCGGACATCTACAGCTTTGGTGTTCTTCTCTTGGAGATTGTAAGTGGCTTGAAGATCAGCTCACCTCAGCTCATAATGAACTTCCCAAACCTTACAACTTATGTAAGTATCATGGAATGCTTGAACTTGGTGACCTAAACAAAACTAGAGTTAATTGGTTGAAACTTGAATTTATTCCATCAGGCGTGGAGATTATGGGAAGGTGGAAATGCAATGGAACTGGTGGACTCAACAATTGCTGGTAGCTGTCCAATTCATGAAGTTCTACGGTGCATTCACGTGGGACTCTTGTGTGTTCAACACCATTCAGATGCTAGGCCACTCATGTCATCAGTTGTGTTTATGTTGGAGAATGAAATCGCTTTGCTTCCAGAGCCGGAGCAACCTGCATATTTTGCAGCAAGAAAGCAGGAAAATGGACATACCAGGGAAAACATGGATAATTCACAAAATACCATGAGTATCACAACACTAATAGGGCGTTAGATGTTTAATGTCAACTTCTACAATATATTGGAACCCCATAAAAGGTGTAAACTCTCTAATTTACTGTACATAAATTATGATTTTCAGCATAGTGGTGGTAGTAACCTCTGTTAGTTTATCACATGTGAAGCACCGAAGTGGACTTTACTGTGTATGAAGAAAATGTGGATAATGCATTATTACTGAAGGTTTATATTGTTTCTCGTCTCAGAGAAGGTGTTTCTATTCCGAGATGCTTGTGTTTATCTTCATTTGCTATGAATAAGGTTTCCATCATAGCATGTTAGTATGCCCTGCATTATATCTTTACCCTGTGATTGCTCCGTGTCGGCTGCTCATTTTTTCCCCTCACAATAAAGGCTAAAGATCCAACCTCAGTGTATGACCAAGTGCCATCATTAACAGGATGCTCCACCCTTATTTGGGGGGAAATATGTAAACACCTTTCAAAATTACATGAACAAATTTCGCCATGTGCATTAATTTTTAAATATATGAATATATGTTTTGAAAGTATATGGATATATTTTTCGCATGCAGGAACTTTTTTCTAACATGAGAtgaatattatatatatatatatatatatatatatatatattcagatatatgatttttttattttttatgtaAACTGTCTCCACTTTGAAATAAAATATGAAATTATTAAAAAAACTTACTAGaaaagaaaatatttttgattATTTATGGAAAAAACACATTAATTGGCCGCGCTAGTGGTGAGCTTTGAGCGGTGCCAAGTAAACCTGCAGCCCGCTTGGTATTGCTAGATAGAAGGGCCTCCAGCCCACAAGCAAGTAGCGGCCATTTACCACTGAAAAAAAAAAACTAGCCGCAGTGCCCCCAccctccactgccgccgccggCTCGCCGCAGTCCCCACTGCCGCCGCCGGTCCAGCAGCCATGCCGCCACCGCCATATGCGTCTCCGGCGCCTAGTCTCCCCTGCTTCCCCTCTCATTCCAGGCGGCCATGGCAAGCGGCCGGAACCTCATCGCGCCGTCGCGGCCACCCTCCCCTAATTTCCCCCGCCTGTCATCTCCAGCCGCGACAGCCTGCTCGCGCTCGCCGTCGATCGGTACGTGATCGTCCCACCCACTCGAGTTGACAAATCGGATGCTGCCTGATAATTTTTTCTTCCTGAAGCGACGGGTGCTGCCTGATAAGGGGACAGTGTGCCCGCACGTCGCCGCGACGACCCCGCCGGAGCTCCATCTGACGGTAACACTCACCTTTCGTCTAACATGTACTTCCCACGCTTCCTGCCAAAGAGCGGCGAGTCGTCAACGATGCTGAGATCTGACATTAATTTCTGCACCATCCTGTTGCAGTGTTGCGTCAGGTTGTCTGGTGGCCTGGCTGTGTGAGATCCAAGTCCCCGGACTATTGCTACCATGGCGCATTTATGCCGACGAGGACTGCGATGGGACTCCGGTCACCCGATGGTTGTGAGTCGACCACGGTTTCTTGGCGTGTTTGATACAATCAACACATCCATGGCTTTGACATGGAGCATTTCTTGGTCCTTTAATTCCCCACAAAGATCAGCAGCTAGCAGTTTCATATCTGCAAGCAAGCAAATACAGAGCATTTCTTTCATACCATCTCCTTACTTTGCCCTTCACAAGCATATGCGAAGAAGGCTTAATGGGCATGACTCTGCTCCCCCTTTTCATCCTCCTAATATTGATTTGTCTCTGCAAATCCGATGACCGCCTAACACCTACGAAGCCACTCTTGCCTGGCGACAAGCTCGTCTCCAACAATGGCATCTTTGCTCTTGGTTTCTTCTCCCCAGAAAACTCGAGCGCAAACTCATATGTAGGCATATGGTACCATGACATACCGGAGCGGACATATGTTTGGGTGGCCAACCGCGACAACCCAATCGGTAGCGGTTTGTCAGGGAAGTTGGTTCTCACCAACAGCTCTGACCTTGTCTTGTCGGATTCCAAGGGCCGTATCCTTTGGAGGACGGCGAACAACGTCACCGCCGGGGGTGACGGGGCTGTGGCGCTGCTGCTCGAGGGGGGGAACTTTGCCATCCAGTTGCAGAATTTCACGCAGATATGGCAGAGCTATGATCACCCGACTGACACCATCCTCCCCGGCTTCAAGTTATGGGCGAACTACAAGACCCACACAGCTGTGCGCATCGTTGCTTGGAAGGGTTCTCAAGACCCATCCACCGGGAAATTCCTCCTCAGTCGTGACCCCAGCACGGGCCTCCAGATCCTCACCTGGCGCGGGACAAGCAAGTACTGGCGCAGCGGACTGTGGAACGGTGCAGAAGCCTCGGACAAGAACGGATACATGTGGTCCCAGAACGTCGATGATGGGGAGACCATCTACTCGACGTACAACACTGGCAACAGCTCCTCCCGGAGATCACACTGGAAGCTGGACTACACAGGCGACTTGATGCTCAGGATCTGGAGTGGCCAGTCATGGGTGGTTCTGTTCAAGCGCCCAGATGATGGCTGCCGCCAATACGGCTCGTGTGGTCCGTTTGGCTACTGTGACATGCCCACCAGGGAGTGCAGGTGCCTTGATGGGTTCGAGCCGGCGGACGGCTTCAGCGCCAACTTCTCCAGAGGATGCGTGAGAAAGGAGGCGCTGACATGTCGTGGCTACCATTTCTCGGCCTTGCCTGGGATGAAGGTACCTGACGAATTTGTGTATGTTAGGAGCAGAAGCTTCGAGGAGTGCACTGCTGAGTGTGAGCGTAACTGCTCCTGCACCGCGTATGCTTACGCCAATCTGAGCAGTATTGTCGCAACCGGTGGCCCATCAAGATGCTTGGTCTGGACAGGGGAGCTTGTCGACTTAGAGAAGACAGGCGTACTTGGTGGCAACCTGTACCTTCGGCTTGCTGGCTCTCCTGGTATGTATTGTTCCATACTTCCATGGCTGCTTTAATTCTTTTAACCGGCAGTAATAGTCTGCTTGTGAAACTACGAACACCAGCCTTTCCTACCCGGGACTTATAGTTGTTATCATCGAATAAACTCATCAGTTAGCATTTCATTCAGAATTGTGTCGGTAGGCTAGTTTTCCATCTCACACACTTGTAACACTGCACTAGTTAGCCAAGTTACTTTTGGTGTCTGCAAGTACTCATTTCTGAAACAAAATCTGTAACTATAGTTGAGATACAAGATGCATTTTACTACCTTCTTTGGTATTATATGCAAGTAAATCGATATCTTGTACTCATTGAGAAAAAGGTAAATGTGTACTCTTTTCATTATTTTCTTGACAGGACACAACAGGAAGAGTGGTGTCCGTGTGGTATTAAAGATTTCACTCCCAGTTATATCGTTCCTGGTGATACTCTCATGCATATATCTTGTCTGTATATGCAAGCTAAGAGGTAGAATAAGGGACTCCAGTTTCCTGTAATATGATGTTCATGTAATAGTGCTGAGTGGTTACGTTACTGATATTTCTGCAGGGAAACAAGTAAACAAAGAAAGCATGAAAAGACCGGCCCTGGAACAGTTTAGCACTTCGCAAGAAGTTTGGGATCAAAATTTGGAATTGCGCTCTATTAGGTTCGAAGACATCGCTGCTGCAACAAACAGTTTCCATGACACGAACGTACTTGGAAAAGGAGGGTTCGGCAAAGTCTATAAGGTTGTAAAAACACTTGACTTTGTCAATTAATTACAACATATAATTTCCTCCTTGTTAATTTGTTTCAATAATTATGAAATTACACAGGGAACACTAGAAAACGGAAAGGAAGTTGCTGTTAAAAGGCTTAGCAAGGGTTCTGAGCAGGGTATAGAGCATTTTATAAATGAAGTGGTTCTTATTGCCAAATTGCAGCACAAGAATCTAGTTAGACTTCTTGGCTGTTGTATTCATGAGGATGAGAAGTTGCTTATTTATGAATACTTGCCCAACAAAAGCCTAGACAAGTTTCTCTTTGGTATGTTCTAATCCCATTCTCTAGAAAGTAGTCTCTGAACGGCTAACTAGATGCCTTGCACTCATGTGCATACACATCCTGTTCTTTGGCAGATACTGCAAGGAAGTCTGTACTTAACTGGACAAGAAGGTTCAACATAATCAAAGGGGTAGCTAGAGGACTTATGTATCTCCACCAAGATTCGAGAACGACGATAATCCATAGAGACCTCAAACCAAGCAACATCCTGCTAGATGTGGAGATGAACCCGAAAATATCAGATTTTGGAATGGCAAGGATCTTTGGAGGCAACGAGCAACAGGAAAGTACCAGACGAGTTGTTGGGACTTAGTAAGTAATTCTTGCACTAGCTCTTTGTCTCAAAATTTCATTCATACGCCTGAAATAACTCAAACTACACATATACTTGCATGTGAAATGATTTAAACAGCGGGTACATGTCACCTGAGTATGCGATGGAGGGCATTTTTTCCGTCAAGTCTGACAGCTACAGCTTTGGTATTTTGCTACTGGAGATTGTAAGTGGATTAAAGATCAGCTCACCTCATCATCTTGTGATGGACTTTTCAAACCTCATATCCTATGTAAGTGTTACGTGCTGTGTTATGAGATGCTTCAGATCCTGATAACTGAACCCAAAATATAGCATTAGCAAATATAAATTACGGATTTTGCCGTGATATTTCAGGCTTGGAACCTGTGGGCAGATGGAAAAGTGAGGGATTTCGTGGACGCAGCCGTCACGGAGAGCTATTCGCTTGACGAAGTGTCCAAGTGCATCCATGTTGGGCTCTTGTGTGTCCAGGACAACTCCAGTGCTAGGCCACACATGTCATCGGTAGTGTCCATGCTCGACAGTGAAGCCATGCCTCGTGCAGCGCCGGAGCAACCTGTGTATTTTGCACGGATAAACTATGAAAGCAGTGAAGCGATGGAAGACACTGAGAACTCTGCTAATGGCGTGAGCCTTACGGCACTAGAAGGACGATGACTCCCATTAGCTGCTGCATGTATGTGATGAGAAGTAGGACAATTGAGTTGTCTCAATAAGGCGCTGCTTGATAGACAATGCTATTTGAGGGACTGCCCATCATAAGGAGATTATTCGATCAACACAAGGTGATATTGCACATATGTGGAGCGCCGCCATCCATGTCACCGGGTACAACTAACCTCCGCCTTGTCATCACTTTGCTCATCTAAAACATCGTATTAATCCTTCTTAGTTTATTTCTCTGTCTAGTCTAGTATTTATTTTACGTTATAGCAATACTTAGTTAAACTCCCTCTTTTACCATTTTCCCTGGCAACCAATTAGAGTAAACTATTTTCAAACTCCGGCTTGAGTGCGAGCATAGCTGTGTTCGTGACAATGTACTGCAGGGTTGATAATTATCTTTTTATAAGTTCTCTATGGCTTCGGCACATAAACTGGGCAAATACTTCCCGTAAATTGTGCTTGACAACAATTCAGGGCGCTTGCCcaataccccccccccccccctaaacgCCTGGGGACAGCCTGGCTAGTGCCCAAACAAAAAATGAACGCTCAACTGGACCCCTCAAAGCCAGCCCAAACGTCCGGGCCGTCCAGCTCCCCTCAAACCCAGCCCATATGTTAGTGGATTTGGGGCTGCCCGGGCGCGTCCGCCACATCTTGCCTGCCACCCCGATCCCACAAATACCTCGTCCATACCCGTATTTGGACCAACTCCACTACACTTCACTTTACTTTCAATTCGCTCCGCCCaactcctctccggtgatcttcTGCCATTTTTGGCATGGCGTGCATCGGATCTGAGGCCAACAACTTCGTATCCGGCGACTAGACCTCATCCCCTGCACCGACGAGGAAGAGATAGCTGCCCGACTGGCTTGCCACTGGTCTTGGGAGGATGTTCCAGCTCTGGTGGGGCTTAGAACCAGCAGCGGCAATGTGCCCGTTGGCGGCTCGAGTTGCATGTCCGCTCCGGATCTGGTGCTGGCGAGCGGCGGTTGGAGGTACATGCGCGCCCTTGaggatggccccgcgacatctGAGCAACCCTGATGCTAGGTCCTTGTCCCCATGACGCTGGGCTCCGAGTCTGAGGTCAACGGTGCCAATGCACACGACCATGAATACTCTGGATGCCCCAGCTATGGCGGAAAGGCGAGGTCGCAGCACATCGTGCTCACCGTGAGAGGACGAATGTGTGTTGTGTTGGACCCCTGTGTCGTCTTGGAGCACTACCATCACGACCAAGAGGACAAGGATGGCCGTGGATGAACTTGCTCTATAACCTTATTT contains:
- the LOC141041830 gene encoding G-type lectin S-receptor-like serine/threonine-protein kinase B120 isoform X2, whose product is MDMSCFPIFILLFLFPFSKSDDQLTQGKPLSPGDILISKDGVFALGFFSPANSNKSLYVGIWFYNIPESSRAIVWVANRDNPATTASPAALAISVKSDLVLSDSGGHTLWMTKNNVTADEDARASAVLLDTGNLVLRSPNGTVIWQSFDHPTDTILPGMRFLLSYKGRVMGRLVAWKGPDDPSVGDFSFGLDPDLGMQIVTWHGAKLYCRISVWNGASVSGGTYPGNSSSVVYQTIVNTGDRFYLMYSISDDSPYARIMLDYTGTMSLLTWNSYSSSWIATSERPSGGYGVYGSCGPFGYSDFTGATPTCQCLDGFEPDPMNSSRVCRRVEALKCGSKNHFLRLSGMKVPDRFLHIRNRSFDQCAAECSRNCSCTAYAYANLSSAGTLGDQTRCLVWTGELVDTWKTNNYGENLYIRLGDSPAAVHKNSNLVKILPPVVACLLLLTCIALVWKWVRRKKEIKKKLMLRYLSASSELGGKNSDFPFVSFEDIVAATDNFSDSNMLGMGGFGKVYKGILEDDKEVAIKRLGSGSGQGIEEFRNEVTLIAKLQHRNLVRLLSCCIHDDEKLLIYEYMPNKSLDSFLFDNTRKDVLDWLTRFKIIKGVARGLLYLHQDSRLTIIHRDLKASNILLDNEMNPKISDFGMARIFGGNQQQGNTIRVVGTYGYMSPEYVMGGAFSVKSDIYSFGVLLLEIVSGLKISSPQLIMNFPNLTTYAWRLWEGGNAMELVDSTIAGSCPIHEVLRCIHVGLLCVQHHSDARPLMSSVVFMLENEIALLPEPEQPAYFAARKQENGHTRENMDNSQNTMSITTLIGR
- the LOC141041830 gene encoding G-type lectin S-receptor-like serine/threonine-protein kinase B120 isoform X3, which produces MDMSCFPIFILLFLFPFSKSDDQLTQGKPLSPGDILISKDGVFALGFFSPANSNKSLYVGIWFYNIPESSRAIVWVANRDNPATTASPAALAISVKSDLVLSDSGGHTLWMTKNNVTADEDARASAVLLDTGNLVLRSPNGTVIWQSFDHPTDTILPGMRFLLSYKGRVMGRLVAWKGPDDPSVGDFSFGLDPDLGMQIVTWHGAKLYCRISVWNGASVSGGTYPGNSSSVVYQTIVNTGDRFYLMYSISDDSPYARIMLDYTGTMSLLTWNSYSSSWIATSERPSGGYGVYGSCGPFGYSDFTGATPTCQCLDGFEPDPMNSSRVCRRVEALKCGSKNHFLRLSGMKVPDRFLHIRNRSFDQCAAECSRNCSCTAYAYANLSSAGTLGDQTRCLVWTGELVDTWKTNNYGENLYIRLGDSPAVHKNSNLVKILPPVVACLLLLTCIALVWKSGVRRKKEIKKKLMLRYLSASSELGGKNSDFPFVSFEDIVAATDNFSDSNMLGMGGFGKVYKGILEDDKEVAIKRLGSGSGQGIEEFRNEVTLIAKLQHRNLVRLLSCCIHDDEKLLIYEYMPNKSLDSFLFDNTRKDVLDWLTRFKIIKGVARGLLYLHQDSRLTIIHRDLKASNILLDNEMNPKISDFGMARIFGGNQQQGNTIRVVGTYGYMSPEYVMGGAFSVKSDIYSFGVLLLEIVSGLKISSPQLIMNFPNLTTYAWRLWEGGNAMELVDSTIAGSCPIHEVLRCIHVGLLCVQHHSDARPLMSSVVFMLENEIALLPEPEQPAYFAARKQENGHTRENMDNSQNTMSITTLIGR
- the LOC141041830 gene encoding G-type lectin S-receptor-like serine/threonine-protein kinase B120 isoform X8; amino-acid sequence: MTKNNVTADEDARASAVLLDTGNLVLRSPNGTVIWQSFDHPTDTILPGMRFLLSYKGRVMGRLVAWKGPDDPSVGDFSFGLDPDLGMQIVTWHGAKLYCRISVWNGASVSGGTYPGNSSSVVYQTIVNTGDRFYLMYSISDDSPYARIMLDYTGTMSLLTWNSYSSSWIATSERPSGGYGVYGSCGPFGYSDFTGATPTCQCLDGFEPDPMNSSRVCRRVEALKCGSKNHFLRLSGMKVPDRFLHIRNRSFDQCAAECSRNCSCTAYAYANLSSAGTLGDQTRCLVWTGELVDTWKTNNYGENLYIRLGDSPAAVHKNSNLVKILPPVVACLLLLTCIALVWKSGVRRKKEIKKKLMLRYLSASSELGGKNSDFPFVSFEDIVAATDNFSDSNMLGMGGFGKVYKGILEDDKEVAIKRLGSGSGQGIEEFRNEVTLIAKLQHRNLVRLLSCCIHDDEKLLIYEYMPNKSLDSFLFDNTRKDVLDWLTRFKIIKGVARGLLYLHQDSRLTIIHRDLKASNILLDNEMNPKISDFGMARIFGGNQQQGNTIRVVGTYGYMSPEYVMGGAFSVKSDIYSFGVLLLEIVSGLKISSPQLIMNFPNLTTYAWRLWEGGNAMELVDSTIAGSCPIHEVLRCIHVGLLCVQHHSDARPLMSSVVFMLENEIALLPEPEQPAYFAARKQENGHTRENMDNSQNTMSITTLIGR